TGGGCTTCGCAGGAATATATCTGCCTTTCCTGTCTTAATCATTATCGAAGCGAATACGTTGGGGAGATTCTAAAAGATGAAAGGGGCGAGCTAACGCATCTTGAAGGAGCCGTATTGGAAAGCATAAAAGAACAAGAGGTGCTTTCCAAAAACGTTGACGCCGAATTTGACAGCAAATTTACAGTTGGTGAAAAAATCGCCGATCGCGTGGCCGATTTCGGTGGCAGTTGGGTTTTTATAATTATATTTATGACTGTCATCTTCATCTGGATAGTAATCAACACCTCGCTTCTTCTTTCTCGACCATATGACCCTTACCCCTTCATTCTTTTGAACTTGATACTATCTTGCCTGGCGGCCTTGCAGGCGCCGGTTATTATGATGAGCCAGAATCGGCAGGAAGCTAAGGATCGCCTCCGTGCCGAGCATGATTACCAGGTCAATCTTAAAGCCGAACTGGAAATTCGCAATATCAGTGCCAAAATAGATCAGCTGATTTCGCACCAATGGCAGAGACTACTTGAAATACAGAGAAT
The DNA window shown above is from Candidatus Zixiibacteriota bacterium and carries:
- a CDS encoding DUF1003 domain-containing protein — its product is WASQEYICLSCLNHYRSEYVGEILKDERGELTHLEGAVLESIKEQEVLSKNVDAEFDSKFTVGEKIADRVADFGGSWVFIIIFMTVIFIWIVINTSLLLSRPYDPYPFILLNLILSCLAALQAPVIMMSQNRQEAKDRLRAEHDYQVNLKAELEIRNISAKIDQLISHQWQRLLEIQRIQLEFMEDIDRRTGPEKKDN